The proteins below are encoded in one region of Parus major isolate Abel chromosome 7, Parus_major1.1, whole genome shotgun sequence:
- the CD28 gene encoding T-cell-specific surface glycoprotein CD28 has protein sequence MLLGILVVLCFIPTADVTENKILVAQHPLLIVANQTATLVCNYTYNGTGKEFRASLHKGTDSSVEVCFISWNTTKISSNSNKEFNCQGYHDKDKVIFSLWNMNANQTDIYFCKIEVMYPPPYVYNEKSNGTVIHVKETPTQIQEPQSAIPLWILATVTGILALYSMLITAVFINYWQKFKKNMYHQSDYMNMIPRHPPYQKNKGYPSYAPTRDYTAYRSWQP, from the exons aaaacaagattttagtGGCTCAGCATCCTTTGCTCATTGTAGCTAACCAAACTGCAACTCTAGTTTGCAACTACACATACAATGGAACAGGGAAAGAATTTCGAGCTTCGCTACACAAAGGAACGGACAGTTCAGTTGAAGTTTGCTTTATCTCATGGAACACAACCAAAATTAGCAGCAATTCAAATAAAGAATTCAACTGCCAGGGGTATCATGATAAAGACAAAGTCATCTTCAGTCTTTGGAACATGAATGCCAACCAAACTGACATCTACTTCTGCAAAATTGAGGTCATGTATCCACCCCCATATGTCTACAATGAGAAGAGCAACGGGACTGTCATCCATGTGAAAG AGACACCCACCCAAATACAAGAGCCTCAGTCTGCAATTCCTTTGTGGATTCTGGCAACAGTGACTGGAATTCTTGCACTCTACAGTATGCTAATAACTGCAGTGTTTATTAACTACTGG caaaaattcaaaaagaaTATGTACCATCAGAGTGACTACATGAACATGATTCCCCGGCACCCACCATACCAGAAGAACAAGGGTTACCCATCCTATGCCCCAACACGAGACTACACCGCGTACCGATCCTGGCAGCCCTGA